aTAGGAAATTTGCCTtccaatttaattgtttttttgtgtgtgtttatgtgcataattattaaaaatatatatcatattgacaaatcaagtattttaattatttaaaaaaaagagttgaatttTCGCGAATGAACCAAGCACAATAATTGACATCTGAAATTTTAAGGAACGCAGTCTCAATCAACCAAGCACAATTAATTGACATCTGAAATTTTAAAGAACGCAGTCTCAATAGAGAGCACTTTTGATCCCCACAAGTTTCTCCCTTCCAAATTCTAATTCACTCTTGAGCACGCCGGAATATATAGTGGATAATTGCCTGTGTTGTGGTGGAGAAGGGAGTTTAGAGGTGATAATGGCAGCGGCAGCCGCAACGGAATAGTGGTAGCAACGTGCACCTAATCAAAGTGCATTGAGTCCTTATAAGTGCATGATCTATCCAAACCATTGATTGTGAGAAGTAATTCATTCGCTATCATATTTCAGCTAGACATTAGAGAGTACAAGAGATGAAGAGATAATTTAAGGCAGCTTTTATCAAACGCCATTCCAAAACccattatcaaaattaattttcaggATTCATAGTTAGAAACTATAAAGTAAACCAAACACTACCAAACTAAAGTTTATCACAAGGACAAGGACccttatataaaatcaaaactacaAATCAATCTTCAAAATCTGCACCATTTTCCAGTAGATAGTTGGCTGCCAGCTCCTCGTTGCGATCACAAGCCAAAAATGCCTCGATGACGAGGGCTCTATCGAATCCCATTGCCACAAGCTACAACAGGAGAAGAATAAGTGTAAGTAAACACAGAAAAACAGCAAAAGTGTCAGAAcagaaaccaaacaaacaaTACAGTTCAGAAACGGAGTAAACAAAGTAGGCATACCCGTTCAATAGCCTCTTGTTCAGCTGGGGTCACGTTGATAGCATGGGGCATATCTTGGTCAGGTTGATCGAATATATCCCTGAGAAAAACCGATCATGCCATACTGTGGCATCAAATATTCTATCATAGAAATTATGGGAAAAAGATTTATGTAgcaaatatgaaatatatatatatatatatatatatatatatatatatataactaccAAACTCAAATGAAGATGAAGACCTAATTAACCACCATCAGCTAGATCGCTTTATCTTTTATGAACCAAGATACTTGCTTAGAAGACTTTTCAGATTTCACCATATACACCAATAAAGTTACTCACCCTTCAGAACCATCAAGCGGTTCATTTATTAACTGAAGAAACTCTGCATTATGCTCTTGAATCATTCTTAAAAGCTGGGGGTTTTGCTTTCCAAGCTCCTGGAGCATGGGCTGTAACAGAAGTAGCTGATTTAACTTTGAGACAACAAatgtcatcataaaaaaaaaaaaaagagaaatgaaaaggtACCTGCAAGATTTGTGGATTTGCTTGAACCATTGAACGCAATGCTTGAAACTAAAATGCAACAAagatggaaaaaacaaaattatttgacGTCAACATACAAACTTGATAATCACTGGAAATCCTAAATCAAGTAGTGTCTATGGTTATTTGGCAATAGGCAGTAAATGAAACATAGAAACTTGATAAACATTAGAGATCCTAAATAAAGCAATATCAATGGGTAATTTGGCAATTggcattaaatgaaatttagtATCCACCCCAAAACCCATCTAAGCATATCAAGCAAAACAGTTATACACTTTAGTTATAAATCCATACCTACATATTTCCTGCCTTTATTCATGATTTTCTCACAATTTATTACACTATTTTTAGATCCAATACCATGAAAGAGCAAGAGaagtaactttttttaataagataaaaatggcCCAAGCACATGCACATGCACATGAAGATTGGTGTGAGATGTGAAGACCAATGGGTTTAGCATTAAATGCATTGCATTTAAAATCCAATACAAGAATAACAACAAGGTGTAAGGAACCATACTTGTTGATTGTTTCTAAGGAAATCAAGAGAGCCAAGTACGAGGCCAGCATCGCCTCCACCACCAGAAAGTGTCTGCCAGACAGGTTTCAAATCAATAACAGTAACAAACACTATACAGCTAATACATGATAAAAACCCTCTAAAATCTGAAGCTTTACCTCAGGAAACATATTCAGTGGAGAAGAATTAGGTCCTCCTGGTGCAAGTGCAGGTGCAGCCGGAGCTGCACCTGTTTCAATGCCCTGATCTGCAGGAAACCGAGCCACTGGGACAGCAACTTCTGCTGTTTCTGGAATGCCCTGAGACAGAATACTGGTGTTAATGCTAATCTAAGCAACGATTGCTACAGGCTACACACAGGATTTAGACTTACAGAGTACAAGTAGTCCACTGCCCGCTCTGGGTTATTATAGGCAGCTCGAAGTGCGCGAGTAACTGTTTCTTTGTCCCAGTTTCCACCACCTATATCCATTATTTGCTGAATAGTCTGCTCCAAACTACTGCCAGCAACTAAATTGGAAGCAGCTTGACCATAGGTATCACTCTGTGCACTGCAGCAATTACACAGTATTATCACCATTAGAATAGGCAAGAACAAAAGCTGCGGATTATAGATAACATGTTTCTTAAAAAAGggtaaattttataaaatcacccTCAACAAGATCAGATTGTTAGCCCTCAATTGTACACAAAGCAAGAATTACATCGAACTGAGCTGGATCAGGCATTTACAGCATGCACGCACTAGTAGGTTTTAGTTAATATCGAGAAccaaaaaatcaacattttctTCAGGAAATGCTAATGGCGAcattaagagaataaaaagaaaatgtatacTATGAAATTGTTAGAATAAGATTTCCTTAAAATATCACACACGGACTTAAAATCCGTGTAAGGAGGGTAACACGCATCTGACCACTCTAATCAATTTTGGTATTGACAGATATTGTCTCTCCTTGACCACATTATCCGAGAACTAAAAGATGGCAGAACTTAGACCAGCAGCAAgttaccaaacaaaaaaaccatgccCTCTACAATATCTAATCTGGTTTTTTACAGAAAATTTACATGGGCCTAGGATTTATGCTTTAAATGAACTTTAGCTTCTTATATTCAGGACAGCTCACACTGACAAGTGATGGAACTATCCATAAGAAGCCCTTTGAATCAATTGGATTGCCGATAATCCTCTCTGAAACATGCATGGTTGTATGGAAAATTGTCATGCCATCCCTAATAGCAAAGAGTAACTTTGTTATGTAATTTCAAACGGGAGCTTCCAACTCTGGTTAGAAGTTTGAGGACATAtcttaaaataacaagaatataaGAGCAGAACAAAATCTCATCCTCTTAATGAATAAAATCCTGTCTTCAAGTTTCTTGCTATGTAATTTTAAAGATCTCATATATGTTCCAACTTTGGCTTGAGATGGTGAGAATAAAAGGGAAAACTTATAAGCAAAGCAGACCACTTGAGGTTGTTGCTAAATTTCCATGGCAAGTACAGAATTCTTCCTCAATACAAAACATATAAACCAGTAGCACCAGTGTCCCCCACAGCAAAGCTGTCACCAGGAACTAAGTTACACCTACTAGACCGGTATAGTGCATTTACTACCAAATATTATGGCTTGAGtttgagagaagaaaaaggagaattGCACTATAAGCAATGCAAACCGCTTGAGGTTGTTGCTAAATTTCCATAGCAAAGTATATGATTCTTCCTCAATACAAAACATATAAACCAGGAGCACTGGTGGTCCACAAATCAAAATAGGCCGAGAAATTAACCAGTAACTAAGTTTCATATACTAGATCGATATTGTGTATTTACTGACAAATATTATGGCCATATTGtcttaaaataaccaaaatatatataatgcaaATAGAGATAAAGCATGTACTTGGCTGTTGCTGTGTCAGAAGCAGATGCACTCTTTGAGGCCCTGCAATGACAGATTTATTATATAAGAAAGATAAATTCCGTTATTTCAGAATcgttaaaaacaaaaggtatttGCGGTATATTTAAGCTTACGGTGCTTGTGCATCAGGTGCGGGAGCATCAGGAGTCGAATTTGAAGTTGGTGTGGTGGTAGGTGGTGTAGAAACAGGCTGGTGTACATAAACATAAGAAcgggattaattaaaaagaataaaaaatatacaagaacAAGACACTACCAGGAGAAAGGTAAAAACCAAGGATGAAAAATACCAGGGTGGATGAAGTCCCAGCTGCAGCTGTTTTACTCTGTAACGATAGCAGATTGATGGAAGTAAATGTTAAGGGTCAAGCAAAAAACAGAAGCATTAAAGCATAAAGTCCACAACTGCTCATGCAGTTCATgaacaaaacacataaaaatgatGTTGGTAACAAATGTGGATAAACACAAGCCAATGCGCTTGCAAACGCTATGCAGTTTCTACAAAATATTAATTGGAAAAGGCTAACAGGGCCCCTTAGGGAACTCTTTAAGTGATTAGCAGTTAAAAGTGGTTAAGTGTTGTAATAATTAGACAactttgatttcaaattttcatCTAACCACCATTACCTACCCGTCAATTACAGGTTAACAGCCACAGATTTCATTTCCAAATTTGTAACGCTGTTGGATGAAATGCTCGAAATTCAACTGGTCtaattattaaaacatttaaagacCGTAAGCTACGACAAATAATTCGGATACTATCAAGAGATCAGTTATCGgtagttattaattttacacCGGATTTACTCACAAGGAAACTACAAAATCTCTCAGCTCCACATAAGAGTCTTTACCTGAATATATTGTTCaccaaaacaatcaaaatacacCAGTAATGCAATACATGATCGCACACTAAAAGCCACGAACAAAAACATCCaaaatttcatacaaaaaaatcccaaaacacCAAATACAAGCCCCGAGGAAATTCACATTGACGTCatcaaaatcatcaacataaatatagCAGGgattaaacattaacaaaaaaaaaacttccaaaataatcaattaaacattaaaaccaCAGCATAGGATTAGCAAATTAAAGACtggacaaaaagaaaacaaaagtagaacaaaaaaaactattacctTGCTAAGCATGACAACAAGAAAACCATCTTCGGTAACCTTATTATCAACTAAAGTAGTCTCATCTTTCAAGACTTTCCCATTATGAATCAACAATTGTTGTCCACATGGGTAATTGTCTTTTCCTTGCACGTCTTCGATATTCTTCTTTACACCCATTACCttgacatttttaaaaaatattattgctcaaaaaaataaaaagaaaaatgcagtgctaagaattataattaaggTTTAATTACTTACAGTGTCGGTGGGTTGAACCTTAATTTCGAAATGGCTGCCTTTCAGTGTCTTGACGGTGAGCTTCATTGTGGCGGGGAGATGCAAAACCGACAGCGTTGTTAGGAGGAAAGAAACCCTAGAGAGGATCAGAATGGGCTGGTTGTGGCAGGTGCAGCAATTTATAAAGAGctaccaaattaaaagaaagaaagaggtgaATGCGCGAGTggatttttgggtttaatttgcTGCCTGCAGCTGCACGCTTTGGTCACGTGACTTCagccattttaaaaaaacaaaacaaataagagctaccataaaatattaaataggaTATTGATGGCCAAttcttaaaatttgttttttatttttttattttctactcttgcaagaatttaaattaattagtgcAGAAAAGGCATTAACCATGTTATGTTTTcggaagaaaaaaatgttttgaaaaatatataaatataaaaatagtgcATTCAataatcatgcattttttttttatataaatttcgagatataattttaattttttttataggataaaCACATTTGAATGtacctttttaattaaaaaagtgtatttaatattacaatttttttaatttttttatatcagtatattaaaattataaaaaataaaataaaaatttaaaaacacaccaaaaaaacataatcgTACTTGGAACACTTCAAAATTCTTGATGGTATATTAAAAGGCAATTATGATATCAAatgtttcttataatttatatattttcagtgTAACTACACGTGTGGGATTCAAACTTAAGATATCACTCCTTTTATCTTTGCATGGGTATTATTAAGCATATAATTAAGCAATATTCTAATACACTAATTCACTtacttatattaattaatataagattaaatatttacaacaatAATTATACAGAAGCCGTGCATTAGGATTGGAGAGTGGTAAGAGATAATTCAATGGAAACATGGATCCCAAATTTGTTCATTGAAACTTGCTACGATTTTGGATAAGGATATCTTAAAATGAATatctttaacattaattttttagccATTTATAGCTTAAAATTATTTCCTTGTCAGGAAAAGGACTTGGATTCTCCAACgcatcaaaattttcaaattctaTGTACAGAGTTAATTAGATAAGTCAAGTTTAaggtttatttttacattttaaaagtattttttaaaaatatttaaatttatttaaatttatttttattttaaattaatattttttttgatattttttaaatcattttgatgcgctgatgtaaaaaaataatttttaaaaataaaaaaatatattattttaatatattttaaagttaaaaatattttaaaaagcaactgcaACCACACTCACATACACGGTAATTATTGGTTGCTTTTTCTTGAAAtacttatatttatatataaaaaaaaaaacacaaagaaaaataataatagtaagaaaaatatttttaaatttggatgaaaatattcttataattttttatagttaaatataattttatctttcataaCCTATCTATGTGTATTTATTTTCGGAGCACACTAgagtttttctatttagatttcGTTTAGAGTGTTTTTGGTACTACGCATGTAGATCACGTGACTGACGAAAATTcactatttttgtatttctccGTTTAAAGATTATTGCCAAACATGCTCCCTTCTTTTAAACCTGTGACTAGACTTGTTCACATGCTAAAAAGCCCATCATCCAGGCCCAAGGTTTTGATTAAGGTCTGGACAAGGATTTTTTAAACTCCAGGTTCCGCCCAATACAGTTAGAAATAGAGCTTGCTCGGGcatcatttattaataataaaaaaaaaacaaattcaagaatgaaaatctaaaactaaatagcaaatcaaatcaaattaaatattaaaaaataaaataaaataataataaa
This genomic interval from Populus alba chromosome 1, ASM523922v2, whole genome shotgun sequence contains the following:
- the LOC118033867 gene encoding ubiquitin receptor RAD23b: MKLTVKTLKGSHFEIKVQPTDTVMGVKKNIEDVQGKDNYPCGQQLLIHNGKVLKDETTLVDNKVTEDGFLVVMLSKSKTAAAGTSSTLPVSTPPTTTPTSNSTPDAPAPDAQAPASKSASASDTATANAQSDTYGQAASNLVAGSSLEQTIQQIMDIGGGNWDKETVTRALRAAYNNPERAVDYLYSGIPETAEVAVPVARFPADQGIETGAAPAAPALAPGGPNSSPLNMFPETLSGGGGDAGLVLGSLDFLRNNQQFQALRSMVQANPQILQPMLQELGKQNPQLLRMIQEHNAEFLQLINEPLDGSEGDIFDQPDQDMPHAINVTPAEQEAIERLVAMGFDRALVIEAFLACDRNEELAANYLLENGADFED